The Nitrospira tepida genome includes a window with the following:
- a CDS encoding alpha/beta fold hydrolase: MPYATVNGIRLAYSERGTGLPVVFLHGFPLNREMWTPQRQGLSDRARIVTVDLRGHGESDAPLWQYTMEQFSDDVAGLLDHLGLQSVVLVGLSMGGYIALMFCRRHAHRLKALVLTDTRAQADTEEGRAGRFQMAQTAYRKGPDAVRDIMVPKLLCPRTLQSNPMVVSQVDAMIARMELSGLAGDLMAMASRPDSVPLLPSIRCPTLVMVGEQDQPTPISDARLMSDRIPGARLEIIPDAGHLPNLEQPERFNQALWRFLSSLD; encoded by the coding sequence ATGCCCTACGCCACCGTGAACGGCATCAGACTCGCCTATTCCGAGCGAGGGACGGGCCTGCCCGTGGTCTTTCTGCACGGGTTTCCCCTCAACCGGGAGATGTGGACGCCCCAGAGACAAGGGCTCAGCGACCGGGCCCGCATCGTCACGGTTGACCTGCGGGGACACGGCGAATCCGACGCCCCCCTGTGGCAGTATACGATGGAACAGTTCTCCGACGATGTGGCGGGGTTGCTCGATCATCTCGGCTTGCAGTCGGTGGTCTTGGTCGGACTGTCGATGGGCGGCTACATCGCGCTGATGTTCTGCCGGCGCCACGCCCATCGGCTCAAGGCGCTGGTTTTGACCGACACGCGGGCCCAGGCCGACACGGAAGAGGGACGGGCCGGCCGTTTCCAGATGGCTCAGACCGCCTACCGGAAGGGGCCCGACGCCGTTCGAGACATCATGGTTCCCAAACTGCTCTGTCCAAGGACGCTTCAATCCAATCCGATGGTGGTCTCGCAGGTGGACGCAATGATCGCGCGCATGGAGCTGAGCGGCCTGGCGGGAGACCTGATGGCCATGGCGAGTCGCCCCGACTCGGTCCCGCTCCTCCCGTCGATCCGCTGCCCGACCCTGGTCATGGTCGGGGAACAGGACCAGCCGACCCCGATATCGGACGCAAGGCTGATGTCGGACCGCATCCCCGGGGCACGGTTGGAGATCATTCCCGACGCGGGGCACCTCCCCAATCTCGAGCAGCCGGAGCGGTTCAACCAGGCACTGTGGCGATTCCTGTCCTCACTCGATTGA
- the folE gene encoding GTP cyclohydrolase I FolE has translation MPRRQTGRKRVLSRTRDGQAPGLEGLVTRLLVEIGETPTRNGLLETPRRVAKALQFMTRGYHQNIDQLVNQALFPIEYDEMVIVKDIDFFSMCEHHLLPFFGRCHVGYIPNKKVVGLSKVPRIVDAFSRRLQVQERLTVQIAETLQSKLNAHGVGVVMEARHLCMMMRGVEKQNTVAVTSHMLGAFRTQEQTRLEFLKLIRQGSVGDGD, from the coding sequence ATGCCACGAAGACAAACCGGCCGCAAGCGTGTGCTGTCCCGAACCCGGGACGGACAGGCGCCGGGGCTGGAAGGGTTGGTGACACGGCTGCTGGTCGAGATCGGCGAGACCCCGACAAGGAATGGATTGCTCGAGACGCCGCGCCGCGTGGCGAAGGCGTTGCAGTTCATGACCCGAGGCTACCATCAGAATATCGATCAACTCGTCAATCAAGCCCTGTTTCCGATCGAGTACGACGAGATGGTGATCGTGAAGGATATCGATTTTTTCAGCATGTGCGAACATCATCTGCTGCCGTTCTTCGGCCGATGTCACGTCGGCTATATCCCCAACAAGAAAGTCGTCGGGCTCAGCAAGGTTCCACGGATCGTGGACGCCTTCAGCCGGCGGCTGCAAGTGCAGGAACGATTGACCGTTCAAATCGCCGAAACGCTCCAGTCCAAGCTCAACGCGCACGGCGTCGGGGTGGTCATGGAAGCCCGACACCTCTGCATGATGATGCGCGGGGTCGAGAAACAGAATACCGTCGCGGTCACCAGCCACATGCTGGGGGCGTTTCGGACCCAGGAGCAAACACGGCTTGAATTTCTCAAGCTGATCCGGCAGGGGAGCGTGGGCGACGGCGACTGA
- a CDS encoding 6-carboxytetrahydropterin synthase has product MAQAASVTRRYRFSAAHRLHTDQLSEEENRRVFGKCNNPNGHGHNYVVYVTVGGPIDPATGRSLDLEGLDRVVTERVVRRFDHQDLNRDPAFTQITTTGENLARLIWEILHEAIPNGKLAKVGVVETRDNYFEYAGPSSSC; this is encoded by the coding sequence ATGGCACAGGCGGCCAGCGTGACGCGACGATACCGTTTCAGCGCAGCCCATCGGTTGCATACGGACCAGCTTTCCGAGGAGGAGAATCGGCGGGTGTTCGGCAAATGCAACAATCCGAACGGCCATGGGCACAACTATGTCGTGTACGTGACGGTGGGTGGCCCCATCGACCCGGCTACGGGACGGAGCCTCGATCTGGAGGGGCTGGATCGGGTGGTGACCGAGCGGGTAGTTCGGCGCTTCGATCATCAGGATTTGAACCGCGACCCCGCCTTTACCCAGATCACGACGACGGGAGAGAACCTGGCGCGGCTGATCTGGGAAATCCTTCATGAGGCGATCCCCAACGGAAAGCTGGCCAAGGTGGGCGTGGTCGAAACGCGGGACAACTACTTCGAGTATGCCGGCCCCTCGTCCTCTTGCTGA
- the erpA gene encoding iron-sulfur cluster insertion protein ErpA, with amino-acid sequence MITVTDVAANKIKELMLEEKDVVGLRVYVRGGGCHGYQYGMAFENKIGEDDTVIEKNGIQVILDPQSAPLLSGAEVDYVDSLQGSGFAVKNPQAKTTCGCGSSFSA; translated from the coding sequence ATGATTACCGTCACGGATGTGGCTGCGAATAAGATCAAGGAACTGATGCTGGAGGAGAAGGATGTGGTGGGCCTTCGGGTCTATGTGCGCGGAGGCGGATGCCACGGCTACCAATACGGGATGGCGTTCGAGAACAAGATCGGGGAGGACGACACCGTGATCGAAAAGAACGGAATTCAAGTCATCCTCGATCCCCAGAGCGCGCCGCTGCTGTCCGGCGCCGAAGTGGATTATGTCGATAGCCTTCAGGGTTCCGGCTTTGCCGTGAAGAATCCGCAGGCCAAGACGACCTGCGGGTGCGGCAGCTCGTTCAGCGCTTGA
- a CDS encoding 2Fe-2S iron-sulfur cluster-binding protein, which translates to MPQITFLHPDGKSGEVPRNVTILEAAELLGFPLTHDCGGNASCTTCRVEVQSGSDRLSEIDFDEQDLLDREGLSEPWHRLGCQARVMGDVVVRVPLHKWERPSEAASVQIVDQSCNLI; encoded by the coding sequence ATGCCACAGATTACCTTTCTTCATCCCGATGGAAAAAGCGGAGAGGTTCCGCGCAACGTGACCATCTTGGAAGCGGCCGAACTGCTCGGCTTTCCCTTGACTCACGATTGCGGAGGGAATGCTTCCTGTACGACCTGCCGGGTGGAGGTCCAATCGGGAAGCGATCGGTTGTCGGAGATCGATTTCGACGAGCAGGACCTGCTCGATCGCGAGGGGCTGAGCGAACCCTGGCATCGGTTGGGCTGTCAGGCGCGGGTGATGGGTGATGTGGTGGTGCGGGTGCCGTTGCACAAGTGGGAGCGTCCTTCGGAAGCGGCGAGTGTGCAGATCGTCGATCAGTCGTGCAATTTAATCTAG
- the nuoF gene encoding NADH-quinone oxidoreductase subunit NuoF, translating to MNMNQQEGRVLRSLEGPAWDLVAYAKTGGYEAWRKCVADSKPQEIVEEIKRSGLRGRGGAGFPTGVKWDKVLNHRVKERYFVCNAGEHEPGTFKDRHLLKHAPHQLIEGCLIASYTVGAKASFLYVNHEYHEEQENLQKALAQAREKGYIGKNVFGSGRDLDLEVFSGQGSYVAGEETAMLESMQGRPAMPRQKPPFYPTDFGLYGKPTLVNNVETLCNIPLILRKGASWFNEVGTEKCPGTMLFSLSGAVTRPGIYELPLGTPLRDLVERCGGGVPNGRKVKAVFPGGPAFPMVTADQLDLQMDFDSLKKAGTGLGSAGVIVVDDATCMVAKTLHFSNFFKGESCGQCPSCRMGTINLASLMTKIEAGEGTQKDLDTLLQIAGFVKGTGYCTLVTGAAVLVQSALKLFQDEFEAHIRLQRCPYQPAPVTAGSA from the coding sequence ATGAACATGAACCAGCAAGAAGGACGAGTGCTGCGGTCGCTTGAGGGGCCGGCGTGGGACCTGGTCGCCTATGCCAAGACAGGCGGGTATGAAGCGTGGAGAAAGTGCGTGGCCGACTCCAAGCCCCAGGAGATTGTCGAGGAGATCAAGCGCTCCGGCTTGCGCGGTCGCGGGGGAGCCGGGTTCCCGACCGGGGTCAAGTGGGATAAGGTGCTCAACCACCGGGTCAAGGAACGGTATTTCGTCTGCAACGCCGGCGAACATGAGCCGGGCACGTTCAAGGACCGGCATCTCCTCAAGCACGCCCCGCACCAGTTGATTGAAGGGTGCTTGATTGCGTCCTATACGGTCGGCGCCAAGGCTTCCTTCCTGTACGTCAACCACGAATACCATGAGGAGCAGGAAAATCTACAGAAGGCTCTCGCACAGGCGCGCGAGAAGGGATACATCGGAAAGAATGTGTTCGGCTCCGGGCGTGATCTCGACCTCGAAGTCTTCTCCGGGCAGGGCAGCTACGTGGCCGGTGAAGAAACGGCGATGCTCGAATCCATGCAGGGCCGTCCGGCGATGCCGCGGCAGAAGCCTCCGTTTTACCCGACCGACTTCGGACTTTACGGGAAGCCCACGCTCGTCAACAATGTGGAGACCCTGTGCAACATCCCGCTCATCCTGAGGAAAGGAGCGAGCTGGTTTAATGAAGTGGGCACCGAGAAATGTCCGGGGACGATGCTCTTCTCGCTGAGCGGCGCGGTCACTCGTCCCGGTATCTATGAGTTGCCCCTCGGCACACCTCTCCGGGATTTGGTTGAGCGATGTGGGGGCGGGGTTCCCAACGGCCGGAAGGTCAAGGCCGTCTTCCCCGGCGGCCCGGCCTTTCCAATGGTGACGGCGGATCAGTTGGATTTGCAGATGGATTTTGACTCCCTCAAGAAAGCCGGCACGGGCCTCGGGTCGGCCGGCGTCATCGTGGTCGATGACGCCACGTGTATGGTGGCCAAGACGCTCCATTTTTCCAATTTCTTCAAGGGAGAAAGCTGCGGCCAATGTCCATCTTGCCGGATGGGCACCATCAACCTGGCGTCGCTCATGACGAAGATTGAGGCGGGCGAAGGGACACAAAAGGATTTGGACACGTTATTGCAGATCGCGGGCTTTGTGAAGGGAACAGGCTACTGCACGCTCGTGACCGGCGCGGCCGTGCTCGTTCAAAGTGCCCTGAAGCTGTTTCAGGACGAATTTGAAGCCCATATCCGACTCCAGCGATGTCCTTATCAACCGGCGCCGGTCACGGCAGGGTCGGCATAA
- a CDS encoding urate hydroxylase PuuD — protein sequence MKFLEDPYQTLWAGLGLSVVLIVVFLGMAGVGAGEADWLGILFRWVHFLAGITWIGLLYFFNLINAAFLKSLDGPTKNIVIPKLMPAALNWFRHGATVTVLAGLVLYFWLYSKGGTGAYALGIGGLLGIIMMANVHAIIWPNQKKIIAAVSQAAAGGPPPPPEMAAWGRTALLASRVNFMLSIPMLFFMGAGSHIK from the coding sequence ATGAAGTTTCTCGAAGATCCCTATCAGACCCTGTGGGCCGGCCTCGGCCTCTCGGTCGTGTTGATAGTCGTGTTTCTGGGGATGGCAGGCGTGGGAGCGGGGGAGGCGGATTGGCTGGGCATCCTGTTCCGCTGGGTGCACTTCCTCGCCGGCATCACCTGGATCGGCCTGTTGTACTTTTTCAACCTGATCAACGCGGCGTTCCTGAAAAGCCTGGACGGACCGACAAAGAACATTGTGATCCCGAAGCTCATGCCTGCGGCCTTGAACTGGTTCCGTCACGGCGCGACCGTCACAGTGCTGGCCGGGCTCGTCCTTTACTTCTGGCTCTATTCCAAGGGGGGCACGGGAGCCTACGCGCTTGGCATCGGCGGGTTGCTGGGGATCATCATGATGGCGAACGTGCACGCGATCATTTGGCCGAATCAGAAGAAAATCATCGCCGCGGTCTCCCAGGCTGCGGCCGGTGGTCCGCCGCCGCCGCCGGAGATGGCCGCCTGGGGGCGGACGGCATTGCTGGCCTCCCGGGTGAACTTCATGCTCTCGATCCCCATGCTGTTCTTCATGGGAGCCGGAAGCCATATCAAATAG
- the mdh gene encoding malate dehydrogenase, whose product MRPKITVVGAGNVGGTVAQRLAERNCYDVVLVDVVEGMPQGKALDLMQAGAVYGHDALVTGANNYEETGGSAVAVITSGIARKPGMSRDELLSTNARIVKGVVEHIVARSPQAYLVMVTNPLDAMVHVALKVSRFPRHRVLGMAGILDSARFRRFISLELGVSPAEIHAIVLGGHGDTMVPLLRHTTVAGRSITEWLPKDRLEALVKRTQDGGAEIVNLLKTGSAYYAPSASAVEMVEAIVKDHKRILPCSVKCEGEYGLRDIVGVPVQLGKGGAERIVEFDLSADERAALNTSARAVRELCDAVDRLMA is encoded by the coding sequence ATGCGACCGAAAATCACGGTGGTGGGAGCGGGCAATGTCGGAGGGACGGTCGCCCAGCGGTTGGCCGAACGGAATTGCTATGACGTGGTGCTGGTGGACGTGGTCGAGGGTATGCCGCAGGGCAAAGCGCTGGATTTGATGCAGGCAGGCGCGGTCTATGGCCATGACGCGCTCGTGACCGGCGCCAACAATTATGAGGAGACCGGCGGATCGGCGGTCGCCGTCATCACCTCCGGTATTGCCAGGAAACCCGGCATGAGCCGGGATGAACTGCTCTCCACCAACGCCCGGATCGTCAAAGGCGTGGTGGAGCACATCGTCGCCCGGTCGCCGCAGGCCTATCTGGTGATGGTGACCAATCCGCTGGATGCGATGGTCCACGTGGCCTTGAAGGTGAGCCGGTTTCCTCGACACCGCGTGCTGGGCATGGCCGGCATTCTGGACTCGGCGCGATTCCGGCGGTTCATTTCGCTGGAGTTGGGCGTCTCTCCCGCCGAGATCCACGCGATCGTGCTGGGAGGGCATGGCGATACGATGGTGCCGCTCCTGCGCCATACCACCGTGGCCGGACGTTCGATCACCGAATGGCTGCCCAAGGACCGGCTCGAGGCCCTGGTCAAACGCACGCAGGACGGGGGAGCGGAGATCGTCAACTTGCTGAAGACGGGCAGCGCGTACTATGCCCCGTCGGCCTCGGCCGTCGAGATGGTGGAAGCCATCGTGAAGGACCACAAACGCATCCTGCCCTGCTCGGTCAAATGCGAAGGCGAATACGGGTTGCGGGACATCGTGGGCGTGCCGGTGCAACTCGGCAAGGGCGGCGCCGAGCGGATCGTCGAATTCGATCTCTCGGCCGACGAGCGGGCGGCGCTGAACACCTCCGCCCGTGCCGTCCGCGAATTGTGCGATGCGGTGGATCGCCTGATGGCGTGA
- a CDS encoding nitric oxide reductase activation protein NorD: MAFSEDSLRDRLTRHLAASLDAAHVALLMAEIERLGLVPAVTALVQELEDLSPKAARAVIEALPELHRRAGLDDLSSWLDLAVGMAESSGASALKYAKESPLLLGLISSRDDRVRVLTMGLELAERDPGMTLEFLRVAPELVGLMPHEQMVKWVDHGLELSDVNYVLGGEFFRESPKIAKIMEVEDLRSWTGLGLKLVTINQFGKPDYMATLEFFRTTPALLEEISAATARRLTVRMAGALAEQDPQLAVEVLAEAPALLQQIPIDWQPRMLQYGLLVAERDAIVAQAYLRRCASLAGLIGADDRAWKVFEDWFKSGMEVLAYSVEGARAYFSLETSKALVALEEAQNGVPLRQVARSLTLFAQALCGKAVRVEPLPDEAAEPHTSGQKAKTRARATVSPDGRTIFVPPVMRREADREANRRAYVVMVAHEAGHLEFGTYDLDLAELGELVETVAARYGRSSRIAKSTPHTLADFFALYPQPGVIRDLWTILEDARVEARLRAEYPGLRAELDAAAKAALSLRSLTHGMSVRELVLDALLLTSSGLSDVMIPDAIQEAVTECWSLGRSVLAEQVTAADVLRIIDQVYVRMDERLSAAALPSSEAPENRSQENSTEQMAGGPQASEVLTETYQPIDNWHYRGGMQPEFIGAGGQQANESSKGAQLVPQEDEAGGREAGTASRRSADGRLREVARAEQDLSGRQAAPDRSADELVALEDQRRPRWEPGPDEAGTYQYDEWDGMIRDYRARWCLVREQRQTSEDADFVEAVLNEHGAAIRVLRRYFEGIRPPALRQVRGQSHGDDVDLDAAVALRADLAAGTDPSDRLYIRRDRRDRSVAVAFLVDLSGSTGRQIAADGRRVIDVEKAGLVLLCEALEAIGDQYALYGFSGRGRQDVEFVVLKDFEEESRSRVAGRIGAVQPMHQNRDGAAIRHAAAKLTATDARVQLLVLISDGRPLDDHYAEDYAIEDTKMALREATAKGIVPFCITVDREAEGYLRRMYGDVRYVVIDEVKGLPERLPRVYHRLTA; encoded by the coding sequence ATGGCTTTTTCAGAGGACTCATTGCGCGATCGGCTGACGCGACACCTGGCAGCCTCTCTGGATGCTGCGCATGTCGCCCTGCTCATGGCTGAAATCGAGCGGTTGGGGCTGGTGCCGGCCGTCACGGCCTTGGTCCAGGAACTGGAGGACCTGTCTCCTAAGGCGGCCCGTGCGGTGATCGAGGCCCTGCCCGAGCTGCACCGCCGCGCGGGGCTGGATGATCTGAGCTCCTGGCTCGATCTGGCGGTCGGGATGGCCGAGTCCTCCGGCGCCTCGGCGCTCAAGTATGCCAAGGAGAGTCCCTTGCTCTTGGGGTTGATCTCGTCCCGAGACGATCGCGTGCGTGTGCTGACGATGGGCCTGGAGCTGGCCGAACGAGATCCCGGGATGACGCTCGAGTTCCTGCGGGTGGCGCCGGAATTGGTGGGGCTGATGCCTCACGAACAGATGGTGAAATGGGTCGATCACGGGCTTGAGCTGAGCGACGTGAACTATGTGCTCGGCGGCGAGTTTTTCCGAGAGAGTCCGAAGATCGCCAAGATCATGGAGGTGGAAGACCTGCGAAGCTGGACCGGCCTGGGGCTCAAGCTGGTGACGATCAATCAGTTCGGCAAGCCCGATTACATGGCGACCTTGGAGTTCTTCCGCACAACCCCGGCGCTCTTGGAAGAGATTTCGGCTGCGACCGCGCGACGGCTCACCGTCCGGATGGCCGGCGCGCTGGCCGAGCAGGACCCGCAATTGGCGGTGGAGGTCTTGGCCGAAGCCCCGGCATTACTGCAACAGATTCCGATCGACTGGCAGCCCCGCATGTTGCAGTACGGCCTGTTGGTTGCGGAACGGGATGCGATCGTCGCACAGGCTTATTTGCGCCGTTGCGCAAGCCTGGCTGGGTTGATTGGAGCGGACGACCGTGCCTGGAAGGTGTTTGAGGACTGGTTCAAGAGCGGCATGGAGGTGTTGGCCTACAGCGTGGAAGGGGCGAGGGCCTATTTCTCGTTGGAGACCAGCAAGGCCTTGGTTGCATTGGAGGAAGCCCAGAACGGTGTGCCGCTGCGCCAGGTGGCGCGGTCGCTGACCCTGTTCGCACAGGCGCTCTGTGGCAAGGCCGTGAGGGTCGAGCCGTTGCCGGATGAGGCAGCGGAACCACATACGAGCGGACAGAAGGCGAAGACCCGCGCCCGCGCCACCGTCAGTCCGGACGGCCGAACCATCTTCGTGCCGCCGGTGATGCGCCGCGAGGCGGATCGGGAGGCCAACCGGCGAGCGTACGTGGTGATGGTCGCGCATGAAGCCGGCCATCTCGAATTTGGCACCTACGACCTGGATCTGGCGGAACTGGGCGAGTTGGTTGAGACCGTCGCGGCCCGGTACGGCCGGTCGTCGCGGATCGCGAAGTCAACCCCGCATACGCTGGCCGATTTCTTCGCCCTCTATCCTCAACCTGGCGTCATCCGGGACCTCTGGACCATTCTTGAGGATGCCAGGGTTGAAGCGAGACTGCGCGCCGAGTATCCAGGCCTGCGGGCTGAGCTTGATGCGGCGGCCAAGGCGGCGCTGTCCCTGCGCTCGCTGACGCACGGCATGTCGGTGCGTGAGCTGGTGCTCGATGCGCTGTTGCTCACATCAAGCGGGTTGTCGGACGTCATGATCCCTGACGCGATTCAGGAGGCTGTGACCGAATGTTGGTCGCTCGGCCGCTCGGTGTTGGCGGAGCAGGTGACGGCCGCCGATGTCCTCCGAATCATCGACCAGGTCTATGTGAGGATGGACGAGCGCCTGAGCGCGGCTGCCTTGCCGTCGAGCGAAGCCCCGGAGAATCGTTCGCAGGAGAATTCTACGGAGCAGATGGCCGGAGGGCCCCAAGCCTCTGAAGTCCTCACCGAGACCTACCAACCGATCGACAATTGGCACTATCGCGGCGGGATGCAGCCGGAATTCATCGGGGCTGGGGGGCAGCAAGCAAATGAGTCGAGCAAAGGCGCCCAGCTTGTGCCGCAGGAGGATGAGGCGGGAGGACGTGAGGCCGGAACAGCAAGCCGGCGCTCAGCCGACGGCCGGCTTCGTGAGGTGGCACGGGCCGAACAGGACCTGTCGGGCCGACAGGCGGCGCCCGATCGCTCGGCCGATGAACTGGTCGCCCTTGAAGATCAACGGCGGCCCCGCTGGGAGCCGGGGCCGGACGAGGCCGGGACCTATCAGTACGATGAATGGGACGGCATGATCCGGGATTATCGTGCGCGATGGTGTCTCGTGCGGGAGCAACGGCAGACCTCGGAAGACGCGGATTTTGTCGAAGCGGTCTTGAACGAACATGGGGCGGCCATTCGCGTGCTGCGGCGGTATTTCGAGGGCATCCGTCCGCCGGCGCTCCGGCAGGTTCGGGGGCAGAGCCATGGGGATGATGTAGATTTGGACGCCGCCGTCGCCTTGCGCGCCGATCTCGCGGCTGGCACGGACCCGTCGGATCGCCTGTACATCCGACGCGATCGGCGGGACCGCAGCGTGGCCGTGGCCTTTCTGGTGGATCTCAGCGGTTCGACCGGCCGGCAGATCGCGGCGGACGGTCGCAGGGTCATTGATGTCGAGAAGGCCGGGCTGGTCTTGCTCTGCGAGGCGCTGGAGGCCATCGGCGATCAATACGCGCTCTATGGATTCTCCGGACGGGGCAGGCAGGATGTGGAGTTTGTGGTGCTCAAGGACTTTGAAGAAGAGAGCCGGTCCCGGGTCGCCGGCCGCATCGGGGCGGTGCAGCCGATGCACCAGAACCGTGACGGGGCGGCGATCCGGCATGCGGCGGCCAAGCTCACGGCCACCGACGCGCGGGTGCAATTGCTCGTGCTGATCAGCGATGGGCGGCCGCTGGACGACCACTATGCCGAGGACTATGCGATTGAGGATACGAAGATGGCGCTCCGCGAAGCGACCGCCAAGGGGATCGTGCCCTTCTGCATCACGGTGGACCGGGAGGCGGAGGGTTATCTGCGCCGCATGTATGGAGACGTGCGCTATGTCGTCATTGACGAAGTTAAGGGCTTGCCGGAACGGTTGCCGCGGGTGTATCACCGTTTGACGGCATAA
- a CDS encoding ferredoxin-thioredoxin reductase catalytic domain-containing protein has protein sequence MAEPTQASLDKMWKFAKGFAEKSGTTFHPTPAVTEAVIKGLAAHVDELGKPLCPCNFYQDKQAEAKLRRWICACDEMQIYKYCHCLLFVNEEGMPITEYLPEDHEGRQVYGLIPDPTPAKGRALKHKAAHQPTSSSLEHGRK, from the coding sequence ATGGCGGAACCAACCCAAGCCAGTCTCGACAAGATGTGGAAGTTCGCAAAGGGTTTCGCGGAGAAGAGCGGGACGACCTTTCATCCGACCCCGGCCGTCACGGAGGCCGTGATCAAGGGCCTGGCGGCCCATGTGGATGAGCTCGGCAAGCCGCTCTGTCCTTGCAACTTCTACCAGGACAAGCAGGCCGAGGCGAAGCTCCGGCGCTGGATCTGCGCCTGCGACGAAATGCAGATCTACAAATACTGCCACTGCCTCCTGTTCGTAAACGAGGAGGGCATGCCGATCACGGAGTACCTGCCGGAAGATCACGAAGGGCGTCAGGTCTACGGCCTCATCCCCGACCCCACTCCCGCCAAAGGCCGCGCGCTGAAGCACAAGGCCGCGCACCAGCCAACCTCGTCTTCACTAGAGCACGGAAGGAAATAA